One segment of Curtobacterium poinsettiae DNA contains the following:
- a CDS encoding MFS transporter, producing MTVPAPVPAPHGVAPLRDDRRIVLVVAILASFVVGLDSSVVNVALPAIRQELGGGLVVQQWVVDAYLVTLGSLILVAGSLSDLFGRVRIITWGLVVFGIASVVCAIAPTGEVLIVARALQGVGGALVMPSALALIVAAFRGAAQAKAIGTWTAWSSAATILGPVVGGLVVDGIGWRWVFVLTAVPIAVTIPLVLRITGDVHPAVRPRIDVVGAVLAVVGVGGVVLGLIEQERLGWGAPVVVGALVLGAAALVAFVPWELRVTRTTGSPLVPLELFRARNFTVGNLATLSIYGALGMVFFVVTLFLQEVWRFPAWLAGLATLPPTIMLLALSTAVGSAAGRFGPRWFMAAGPAVGAVGALLLLLAGDDPTGYWWSVFPGLVLIGVGIALMVTPLTSAVLGSVPQSEAGSGSAVNNAVARIAGLVTVALAGVVLGGEVSVDGLHRAMVVMALLLLAGAVVCAVGIRNTVERT from the coding sequence ATGACCGTTCCCGCTCCCGTCCCCGCGCCGCACGGGGTCGCGCCCCTCCGGGACGACCGGCGGATCGTGCTGGTGGTGGCGATCCTGGCGTCGTTCGTCGTCGGGCTCGACTCGAGCGTCGTGAACGTCGCACTCCCCGCGATCCGGCAGGAGCTCGGCGGTGGACTCGTCGTGCAGCAGTGGGTCGTCGACGCGTACCTGGTCACGCTCGGCTCGCTCATCCTGGTCGCCGGCAGCCTGTCCGACCTGTTCGGCCGGGTCCGGATCATCACGTGGGGACTCGTGGTCTTCGGGATCGCGTCCGTGGTGTGCGCGATCGCCCCCACCGGCGAGGTGCTCATCGTCGCCCGGGCGCTGCAGGGCGTCGGCGGGGCGCTCGTCATGCCGAGCGCGCTCGCCCTCATCGTCGCGGCGTTCCGCGGGGCGGCGCAGGCGAAGGCCATCGGCACGTGGACGGCGTGGTCGAGTGCGGCCACGATCCTCGGCCCCGTGGTCGGCGGGCTCGTGGTGGACGGCATCGGGTGGCGGTGGGTCTTCGTGCTCACCGCGGTGCCGATCGCCGTGACGATCCCGCTGGTCCTGCGCATCACCGGCGACGTGCACCCCGCCGTCCGCCCGCGCATCGACGTCGTCGGGGCCGTGCTCGCCGTGGTGGGTGTCGGCGGGGTCGTGCTGGGCCTCATCGAACAGGAGCGGCTGGGGTGGGGTGCGCCCGTGGTGGTCGGCGCGCTCGTGCTCGGTGCCGCCGCACTCGTGGCGTTCGTGCCGTGGGAACTGCGGGTGACGCGGACGACGGGTTCGCCGCTCGTGCCGCTCGAGTTGTTCCGGGCGCGGAACTTCACGGTCGGGAACCTCGCGACCCTGTCCATCTACGGGGCGCTCGGCATGGTGTTCTTCGTCGTCACGCTGTTCCTGCAGGAGGTGTGGCGGTTCCCGGCCTGGCTCGCCGGCCTCGCGACGCTGCCGCCGACGATCATGCTGCTCGCCCTCTCCACCGCCGTCGGGTCGGCGGCGGGTCGGTTCGGCCCGCGGTGGTTCATGGCCGCCGGGCCGGCGGTGGGCGCGGTCGGGGCGCTCCTGCTGCTGCTCGCCGGCGACGATCCGACCGGGTACTGGTGGTCGGTGTTCCCGGGGCTGGTGCTGATCGGCGTGGGCATCGCCCTGATGGTCACGCCCCTGACGAGCGCGGTGCTCGGGTCGGTGCCGCAGTCCGAAGCCGGGTCCGGTTCGGCCGTGAACAACGCGGTCGCGCGCATCGCCGGACTCGTCACGGTCGCACTGGCCGGCGTGGTGCTCGGCGGCGAGGTGAGCGTCGACGGGCTGCACCGAGCCATGGTGGTGATGGCGCTCCTGCTGCTCGCGGGTGCCGTCGTCTGCGCCGTCGGGATCCGGAATACCGTCGAGCGCACCTAA
- a CDS encoding glycoside hydrolase family 2 protein, producing MTLEREELRDDWTVTMAGGTGAPDGVAGRTIPATVPGQVHTDLEREGLLPDPTFHLNEQAAKWVGRADWAYRRAVDVDPRGHERVDLVCDGLDTVAELSLDGVVVGTTRNMHRRYRFDARVQTGSGGTTKDLEILFESPYREAGRVAAKAGSMPGPYDEPFPYVRKMASNFGWDWGLTAVTSGPWRPVAIERWSTARLREVRPLVDVEAGEGVLDAHITVERSGMNDLDQDGEDDDLVLVVTVSGETEDGGTTRQRSRAQLTPKDDETVVTVRVPEARRWWPRGYGAQPQYDVVVELQTVDGEVLDRDTFRTGFRSTRIETQVDGIGRPFAVHVNGTLIDVRGVNWIPDDVIVSRVDRARLESRLGAAASLGTNLVRVWGGGVYESRDFYEVCDELGLLVWQDFPFACSAYPEVEPIRSEVIAEARDNVARLARHPSLVVWNGNNENIWLHDADGWGAELGDRGWGLDYYLDLLPTIVDAVDPSRFYTVASPWSGSESLPANEVDHETHHSWDVWNRLPDTAYRESVPRFVSEFGWQAPPAWRTLRDAVTDAPLRVDSPGVVHHQKAADGMAKLARGLEPRFGAVGPAAFDAWHYLTQLQQARAIATGIEHWRTHWPRNTGVVVWQLNDLWPVSSWSAIDSAGRLKPLAHELRRLYDDVLLTIRPVSSVPVTPGAERTGGPDHPGASAAVGETADLGELADTLSLGVSPGAFGSSPVEVAVRSTRTGHDSVVRVRRITTAGTILAEVSLPVRLSSAGVAVVALPESVGVVDDPANELIVADMDWRRAVWTPGPDAAMRWEPARYRTSFAVVDGGLDLTVEADSLVRDLLVQPDRVAAGGTVDRGFMTLLPGERVVFRLGGVTEADIPALREAPVLWSIDRVLG from the coding sequence ATGACCCTCGAACGCGAGGAACTCCGCGACGACTGGACCGTGACGATGGCCGGAGGAACCGGCGCGCCGGACGGTGTCGCGGGCCGCACCATCCCGGCGACGGTGCCGGGCCAGGTGCACACCGACCTGGAGCGGGAGGGCCTGCTGCCGGACCCGACGTTCCACCTGAACGAGCAGGCCGCGAAGTGGGTCGGCCGCGCCGACTGGGCCTACCGCCGAGCGGTCGACGTCGACCCGCGGGGTCACGAGCGCGTCGACCTGGTCTGCGACGGTCTGGACACGGTCGCTGAGCTCAGCCTGGACGGCGTCGTCGTGGGCACGACCCGCAACATGCACCGCCGGTACCGGTTCGACGCCCGTGTGCAGACGGGCTCCGGCGGCACCACGAAGGACCTCGAGATCCTGTTCGAGTCGCCCTACCGTGAGGCCGGCCGGGTCGCCGCGAAGGCCGGCAGCATGCCCGGTCCGTACGACGAGCCGTTCCCGTACGTCCGCAAGATGGCGTCGAACTTCGGCTGGGACTGGGGTCTGACGGCGGTCACGAGCGGTCCGTGGCGGCCGGTCGCGATCGAGCGGTGGTCGACCGCGCGCCTGCGCGAGGTCCGCCCGCTCGTCGACGTCGAGGCCGGTGAGGGCGTGCTCGACGCGCACATCACCGTGGAGCGCTCGGGCATGAACGACCTGGACCAGGACGGCGAGGACGACGACCTCGTGCTCGTCGTCACCGTCAGCGGCGAGACCGAGGACGGCGGCACCACGCGCCAGCGGTCCCGCGCGCAGCTGACCCCGAAGGACGACGAGACGGTCGTCACCGTCCGCGTCCCCGAGGCGCGGCGCTGGTGGCCACGCGGCTACGGCGCGCAGCCGCAGTACGACGTCGTGGTCGAGCTGCAGACCGTCGACGGCGAGGTGCTCGACCGCGACACGTTCCGCACCGGCTTCCGGTCGACCCGAATCGAGACCCAGGTCGACGGCATCGGCCGCCCCTTCGCCGTGCACGTCAACGGCACGCTCATCGACGTCCGGGGCGTCAACTGGATCCCCGACGACGTCATCGTCTCGCGCGTCGACCGCGCGCGACTGGAGTCCCGGCTGGGTGCCGCGGCATCCCTCGGCACGAACCTCGTGCGCGTCTGGGGCGGCGGAGTGTACGAATCGCGCGACTTCTACGAGGTCTGCGACGAACTCGGTCTCCTGGTCTGGCAGGACTTCCCCTTCGCGTGCTCGGCCTACCCCGAGGTCGAGCCGATCCGCAGCGAGGTCATCGCCGAGGCGCGGGACAACGTCGCCCGCCTCGCCCGCCACCCCTCGCTGGTGGTCTGGAACGGCAACAACGAGAACATCTGGTTGCACGACGCCGACGGCTGGGGTGCGGAGCTGGGCGATCGGGGCTGGGGACTCGACTACTACCTCGACCTGCTGCCGACCATCGTCGACGCCGTCGACCCGTCGCGGTTCTACACGGTCGCGTCGCCGTGGTCCGGCTCCGAGTCGCTGCCCGCGAACGAGGTCGACCACGAGACGCACCACTCGTGGGACGTCTGGAACCGGCTGCCCGACACCGCCTACCGCGAGTCGGTGCCGCGCTTCGTGTCGGAGTTCGGCTGGCAGGCGCCGCCCGCCTGGCGCACGCTGCGCGACGCGGTCACGGACGCGCCGCTGCGGGTCGACTCGCCCGGTGTGGTCCACCACCAGAAGGCGGCCGACGGGATGGCCAAGCTGGCCCGCGGGCTGGAGCCGCGCTTCGGCGCGGTCGGCCCGGCCGCGTTCGACGCGTGGCACTACCTGACGCAGCTGCAGCAGGCGCGGGCGATCGCGACCGGCATCGAGCACTGGCGCACGCACTGGCCGCGCAACACAGGTGTCGTGGTGTGGCAGCTGAACGACCTGTGGCCGGTGTCGTCGTGGTCGGCGATCGACTCGGCGGGGCGGCTGAAGCCGCTCGCGCACGAACTGCGCCGCCTGTACGACGACGTGCTGCTGACGATCCGTCCGGTGTCGTCGGTCCCGGTCACGCCGGGTGCGGAGCGGACTGGAGGCCCGGATCACCCGGGTGCATCGGCGGCGGTCGGTGAGACGGCCGATCTGGGCGAGCTCGCGGACACGCTCTCGCTGGGGGTCTCGCCCGGCGCCTTCGGGTCCTCGCCCGTCGAGGTGGCCGTCCGGTCGACCCGCACCGGGCACGACAGCGTGGTGCGGGTGCGCCGGATCACCACGGCCGGCACGATCCTGGCCGAGGTGTCACTGCCGGTCCGGCTGTCGTCCGCGGGCGTCGCGGTCGTCGCCCTGCCCGAGTCGGTCGGTGTCGTCGACGACCCGGCCAATGAGCTCATCGTCGCCGACATGGACTGGCGCCGCGCGGTCTGGACCCCCGGTCCCGACGCCGCGATGCGGTGGGAGCCGGCGCGCTACCGGACCTCGTTCGCGGTGGTCGACGGTGGCCTGGACCTGACCGTCGAGGCCGACTCGCTCGTCCGCGACCTGCTGGTGCAGCCGGACCGGGTCGCCGCCGGTGGAACGGTCGACCGCGGGTTCATGACGCTGCTGCCCGGCGAGCGTGTGGTGTTCCGGCTCGGCGGCGTGACCGAGGCCGACATCCCGGCGCTCCGCGAGGCACCCGTGCTGTGGAGCATCGACCGCGTGCTCGGGTGA
- a CDS encoding pilus assembly protein CpaE, with protein sequence MITVELARSLRDAGLRWHPETGDRFVIDKPGIDDDVYTVSEMTVERHDSPTGTILGFNGTTEWALDSVTATESLWLPREDQLRELLGPSFVGLTRVQVGGRVVFTVTATIGGTDRSFASEVPAIAYGQALQAYITAALA encoded by the coding sequence GTGATCACCGTCGAACTCGCCAGGTCCCTCCGTGACGCCGGTCTCCGCTGGCACCCCGAGACCGGGGACCGGTTCGTGATCGACAAGCCCGGCATCGACGACGACGTCTACACGGTGTCCGAGATGACCGTCGAACGGCACGACTCCCCCACCGGCACGATCCTCGGCTTCAACGGCACCACCGAGTGGGCGCTCGACTCGGTCACCGCCACCGAGTCGCTCTGGCTGCCCCGTGAGGACCAGCTGCGCGAACTGCTCGGGCCGTCGTTCGTCGGGCTGACCCGTGTGCAGGTCGGCGGTCGGGTGGTCTTCACCGTGACGGCGACGATCGGCGGCACCGACCGCAGCTTCGCGTCCGAGGTGCCGGCGATCGCCTACGGACAGGCGCTGCAGGCGTACATCACGGCGGCGCTCGCGTGA
- the tatA gene encoding twin-arginine translocase TatA/TatE family subunit encodes MMLGNLTGLHLLIILGIVILLFGATKLPALAKGLGQSINIFKKEMSDDEKKAKGADGTVQNTTAGPAAPVQPVVNPEPSVQPNADSRHYSQN; translated from the coding sequence ATGATGCTCGGAAACCTGACCGGCCTTCACCTGCTGATCATCCTCGGGATCGTCATCCTGCTGTTCGGCGCGACCAAGCTCCCGGCGCTCGCCAAGGGCCTCGGCCAGTCGATCAACATCTTCAAGAAGGAGATGTCGGACGACGAGAAGAAGGCCAAGGGCGCGGACGGTACCGTGCAGAACACGACCGCCGGGCCGGCGGCGCCGGTGCAGCCGGTCGTCAACCCGGAGCCGTCGGTGCAGCCGAACGCGGACTCCCGCCACTACTCCCAGAACTAG
- a CDS encoding ATP-dependent Clp protease ATP-binding subunit, whose protein sequence is MANLQGAPDSQERQKTALEQYGIDLTAIARSGKLDPVIGRDSEIRRVSQVLTRRTKNNPVLIGEPGVGKTAVVEGLAQRIVAGDVADSLKDKRLISLDISALIAGAKYRGEFEERLKSVLKEINDSDGQVITFIDELHTLMGAGGGEGSVAASNMLKPMLARGELRLIGATTLDEYREYIEKDAALERRFQQVYVGEPSVEDAVAILRGLKERYEAHHKVTINDSALVAAASLSNRYISGRQLPDKAIDLIDEAASRLRMEIDSSPVEIDELKRNVDRLRVEEFALKQEKDDASKARLETLRNELHTREERLAELEQRWQAERASLNRIGELKQRLDDLNMRSQRAQREADYELVSRLEYGEKPRIEAELAAAEQAESADRMVNDSVTDEDIAAVIAQWTGIPLGRLLQGETEKLLHLESELGRRIIGQRTAVTTVSEAVRRTRAGISDPDRPTGSFLFLGPTGVGKTELAKALAEFLFDDEKALVRIDMSEYGEKHSVARLIGAPPGYVGYEAGGQLTEAVRRRPYSVILLDEIEKAHPEVFDVLLQVLDDGRLTDGQGRTVDFRNTILVLTSNLGSQFMTDLSLSDAQREEAVRELVQQAFRPEFINRLDDIVVFQALTADDLGQIVSLYVDRLARRLTDRRLELAVTPEARGWLAERGYDPLYGARPLRRLMQRQIDDRLARAILSGDVRDGDTVRVDVAADGDGLTVEPFELAEIVEE, encoded by the coding sequence ATGGCGAACCTCCAGGGCGCTCCTGACTCCCAAGAGCGACAGAAGACCGCCCTCGAGCAGTACGGCATCGACCTCACGGCGATCGCGCGCAGCGGCAAGCTCGACCCCGTGATCGGACGCGACTCCGAGATCCGGCGCGTCTCCCAGGTGCTCACGCGCCGCACCAAGAACAACCCCGTGCTCATCGGCGAGCCCGGCGTCGGCAAGACCGCCGTCGTCGAGGGACTCGCGCAGCGCATCGTCGCCGGCGACGTCGCCGACTCCCTCAAGGACAAGCGGCTCATCTCGCTCGACATCTCCGCCCTCATCGCCGGCGCCAAGTACCGCGGCGAGTTCGAGGAGCGGCTCAAGTCCGTGCTCAAGGAGATCAACGACTCCGACGGGCAGGTCATCACGTTCATCGACGAGCTGCACACCCTGATGGGTGCCGGCGGCGGCGAGGGGTCGGTGGCGGCCTCGAACATGCTCAAGCCGATGCTCGCCCGCGGTGAGCTCCGGCTCATCGGCGCGACGACCCTCGACGAGTACCGCGAGTACATCGAGAAGGACGCCGCGCTCGAGCGGCGCTTCCAGCAGGTCTACGTGGGTGAGCCGAGCGTCGAGGACGCCGTGGCGATCCTGCGCGGACTCAAGGAACGCTACGAGGCGCACCACAAGGTGACGATCAACGACTCCGCCCTCGTCGCGGCCGCGAGCCTGTCGAACCGGTACATCTCCGGGCGACAGCTGCCCGACAAGGCCATCGACCTGATCGACGAGGCTGCGAGCCGTCTGCGCATGGAGATCGACTCCAGCCCGGTCGAGATCGACGAGCTGAAGCGGAACGTCGACCGTCTGCGGGTCGAGGAGTTCGCGCTCAAGCAGGAGAAGGACGACGCCTCGAAGGCCCGCCTCGAGACCCTGCGCAACGAGCTGCACACGCGCGAGGAACGGCTGGCCGAGCTCGAGCAGCGCTGGCAGGCCGAGCGTGCGAGCCTGAACCGCATCGGTGAGCTCAAGCAGCGGCTCGACGACCTGAACATGCGGTCGCAGCGGGCCCAGCGCGAGGCCGACTACGAACTCGTCTCCCGGCTCGAGTACGGCGAGAAGCCCCGCATCGAGGCCGAGCTCGCCGCCGCCGAACAGGCCGAGAGCGCCGACCGGATGGTGAACGACAGCGTCACCGACGAGGACATCGCCGCGGTCATCGCGCAGTGGACGGGCATCCCGCTCGGCCGGCTGCTGCAGGGTGAGACCGAGAAGCTCCTGCACCTCGAGAGCGAGCTCGGCCGCCGGATCATCGGGCAGCGCACGGCCGTGACCACCGTGTCCGAGGCCGTGCGTCGCACCCGCGCCGGCATCTCCGACCCGGACCGTCCGACCGGTTCGTTCCTGTTCCTCGGCCCGACGGGCGTCGGCAAGACCGAGCTGGCCAAGGCCCTCGCCGAGTTCCTGTTCGACGACGAGAAGGCCCTCGTCCGGATCGACATGAGCGAGTACGGCGAGAAGCACTCCGTGGCCCGCCTGATCGGTGCCCCGCCCGGGTACGTCGGGTACGAGGCCGGTGGACAGCTCACCGAGGCGGTCCGCCGCCGCCCGTACTCGGTGATCCTGCTCGACGAGATCGAGAAGGCACACCCCGAGGTGTTCGACGTGCTGCTCCAGGTCCTCGACGACGGGCGACTGACCGACGGCCAGGGCCGCACGGTCGACTTCCGGAACACGATCCTCGTGCTGACGTCGAACCTGGGGTCGCAGTTCATGACCGACCTGTCCCTGAGCGACGCGCAGCGGGAAGAAGCGGTCCGTGAGCTCGTGCAGCAGGCGTTCCGGCCGGAGTTCATCAACCGTCTCGACGACATCGTGGTGTTCCAGGCCCTGACGGCCGACGACCTCGGCCAGATCGTGTCGCTCTACGTCGACCGGCTGGCCCGCCGCCTGACCGATCGCCGGCTCGAGCTCGCCGTCACCCCCGAGGCACGCGGCTGGCTGGCGGAGCGCGGGTACGACCCGCTGTACGGCGCGCGGCCCCTGCGTCGCTTGATGCAGCGGCAGATCGACGACCGGTTGGCCCGCGCCATCCTGTCCGGTGACGTCCGCGACGGTGACACCGTCCGGGTGGACGTTGCCGCCGATGGCGACGGCCTGACGGTCGAGCCGTTCGAGCTCGCCGAGATCGTCGAGGAGTAG